A stretch of the Vigna radiata var. radiata cultivar VC1973A chromosome 7, Vradiata_ver6, whole genome shotgun sequence genome encodes the following:
- the LOC106766221 gene encoding uncharacterized protein LOC106766221, whose protein sequence is MANFKAAGVILEELNWQQKKKLLHDVKQFIWDDLYLFKIGVDNLLRRCVLKHYGVIHKVVSPYHPQTNGQAEVSNSEIKRILEKTVAVSRKNWAHKLDDALWAYRTVMKTSMGLSPFQLVYGKACHLLVEMEHKALWALKFLNFDPHETQSKRRSQLLELEEMQLHAYDSSRSYKEKLKSKWSGPFVIKHVHPHGGVELVNPVASDLQKSWVVNGQRLKYYLGGEVEQLSPVMKLVDP, encoded by the exons atggctaattttaaagctgCAGGTGTTATTCTAGAAGAACTGAATTGGCAACAGAAGAAGAAGTTATTACATGATGTTAAGCAGTTCATATGGGATGATCTATATTTATTCAAGATTGGAGTTGATAATCTCTTGAGAAGATGT GTACTTAAACATTATGGGGTGATACATAAAGTGGTGTCACCTTACCATCCACAAAcaaatggtcaagctgaagtttccaaCAGTGAGATAAAAAGAATTCTAGAAAAGACAGTTGCTGTTTCAAGGAAAAATTGGGCGCAtaaattagatgatgctctttgggcatatAGGACGGTTATGAAGACTTCTATGGGTTTATCACCCTTTCAGTTGGTGTATGGGAAAGCATGTCACTTGCTAGTGGAGATGGAGCATAaagctttgtgggctttgaaatttttaaattttgatcctcatgaaaCTCAAAGCAAACGTAGAAGTCAACTGTTGGAGCTTGAAGAGATGCAATTACATGCATATGACTCATCTAGGAGTTATAAGGAAAAG TTGAAGTCAAAATGGTCGGGGCCTTTTGTAATAAAACATGTACATCCTCATGGAGGAGTTGAATTGGTGAATCCAGTTGCTAGTGATCTGCAAAAGAGTTGGGTGGTGAATGGTCAAAGACTTAAGTATTACTTGGGAGGAGAAGTGGAACAACTTTCCCCGGTGATGAAGCTGGTGGACCCGTAA
- the LOC106768011 gene encoding gibberellin 2-beta-dioxygenase-like — MVVLSNQSALNELFLAKTCNPSSMFTEVPEVDLSHPDAKTIMVKACQEIGLFKLVNHGIPLEVITRLENEALKFFTQSQSQKDKAGPPDPFGYGSKRIGTNGDMGWVEYLLLSTNPDIVSPKTVQLFNQNPESLRLCVEEYIGEMKKICCEVLEEMGEGLGLGRRKNVFSRMIREERSDSCFRVNRYPSCGELKEEIALSGRNLIGFGEHTDPQILSVLRSNNTSGLQICLPDGTWASIPPDHSSFFINVGDLLQVMSNGRFKSVKHRVLADSTLSRLSMIYFGGPSLEEKIAPLPSLVSKEEESLYRELTWREYKNAAYKSRLSDHRITLFHKSSNT; from the exons ATGGTTGTTCTTTCGAACCAATCTGCACTAAACGAGTTGTTTCTTGCCAAGACATGCAACCCCTCCTCCATGTTCACGGAGGTTCCTGAGGTTGATCTCTCACACCCTGATGCCAAGACAATCATGGTGAAGGCATGCCAAGAGATTGGTCTGTTCAAGTTGGTCAACCATGGCATTCCATTGGAGGTGATAACGCGTTTGGAAAATGAAGCTCTAAAGTTCTTCACGCAAAGCCAGTCCCAAAAAGACAAGGCTGGTCCTCCCGACCCTTTTGGCTATGGAAGCAAGAGAATTGGCACAAACGGTGACATGGGTTGGGTCGAGTACTTACTCCTCAGCACCAACCCCGATATCGTCTCCCCCAAAACCGTTCAACTTTTTAACCAAAACCCGGAATCTTTGAG GTTGTGCGTGGAGGAGTACATAGGGGAAATGAAGAAGATATGCTGTGAAGTGTTGGAAGAAATGGGTGAAGGGTTGGGGTTAGGGAGAAGGAAGAATGTGTTTAGCAGAATGATAAGAGAGGAGAGAAGTGATTCATGTTTTAGGGTGAATAGGTATCCATCGTGTGGAGAGCTGAAAGAGGAGATTGCACTGAGTGGACGAAATTTGATTGGGTTTGGAGAGCACACAGACCCACAGATATTATCTGTCCTGAGATCCAACAACACATCAGGACTGCAAATCTGTCTCCCAGATGGGACTTGGGCTTCAATCCCACCTGACCATTCTTCCTTTTTTATCAATGTTGGTGACCTCTTGCAG GTTATGAGTAATGGGAGGTTTAAGAGTGTTAAGCACAGGGTATTGGCTGATTCAACGTTGTCAAGGTTGTCAATGATCTATTTTGGAGGGCCAAGTTTGGAGGAAAAAATTGCTCCTTTACCTTCACTGGTGtccaaagaagaagagagtttgtACAGAGAATTGACATGGCGGGAATACAAGAATGCTGCATACAAGTCAAGGCTCTCTGATCACAGAATCACTCTCTTTCACAAATCTTCAAACACTTAA
- the LOC106766222 gene encoding uncharacterized protein LOC106766222, producing MVFDVCLYHMGKLMKNKGLEYVGGEIHVIRGIDPDMWSYFEAMEFVREFKYDGEFKLWWKGSKEKAMNNLRPLTDDREAILLSNYAEANKEEVEIYVQHGQPSQVEEISFLTFGEEAEEIRVEEMEEHVVMDEEDIGGVEGNVEVQDLLLDDKEEEGNVEGEMVEEQDEEQDEEGNVLEGEGVENVDDNEEERMANDDYGFGMDNVMVEEERRNIKSSFG from the coding sequence ATGGTTTTTGACGTGTGTTTGTATCATATGGGAAAGTTAATGAAGAACAAGGGTCTAGAATATGTGGGAGGAGAGATACATGTTATTAGGGGAATCGATCCCGACATGTGGTCATACTTTGAAGCGATGGAATTTGTTAGAGAATTCAAGTATGATGGAGAGTTCAAGCTTTGGTGGAAGGGTTCGAAAGAAAAGGCAATGAACAACCTCAGACCACTGACAGATGATAGAGAAGCCATTTTGTTGTCTAACTATGCAGAGGCAAATAAGGAGGAAGTTGAAATTTATGTTCAACATGGCCAACCCAGTCAAGTAGAGGAAATTAGTTTTCTTACATTTGGTGAGGAGGCAGAGGAAATAAGAGTAGAGGAGATGGAGGAACATGTTGTTATGGATGAAGAAGATATTGGTGGGGTGGAGGGAAATGTTGAAGTACAAGACTTGCTACTAGATGACAAAGAGGAAGAAGGGAATGTTGAGGGAGAAATGGTGGAAGAGCAAGATGAAGAGCAAGATGAAGAGGGCAATGTTCTTGAGGGCGAAGGGGTGGAAAATGTTGATGACAATGAAGAGGAGAGAATGGCAAATGATGATTATGGGTTTGGGATGGACAATGTGATGGTggaggaagagagaagaaatattaaatCCAGTTTTGGATAG
- the LOC106766223 gene encoding uncharacterized protein LOC106766223, translating into MKKKNKSVRSIFEDSEGAFFINEEVGQHEINGDYDTDDLSSNVDSDEDVRENKRHFPKYKAEDMTRGFNFRLGMEFKSLKDFKSALQEHSVLNGKEVKFIKNDLKRVRAVCKKGCGFLIMASKVGSSQTFRVKTLVGYKCGRAFGSKSASVEWIAQVLVDKFVNVAGMTVIQIIDEIKKSYSVGITHWKAGRAKKIAMDCLVGDEERQYARLYDYVAELLRVKAGTFKIKVNQPQPTLPPRFGSFYMCLEGCKEGFLGSCRPFIGVDGCHLKTSYGGQLLVAVGRDPNDQYFPLSFVVVETECKDTWMWFLTQLLDDIGGIDCQRWIFISDQQKDKRGASASTLGSAARRAASAGKGASAGRGASIKGSICISDKL; encoded by the exons atgaaaaagaaaaataaaagtgttagGAGCATATTTGAAGATAGTGAGGGAGCATTTTTCATTAACGAAGAGGTTGGACAACATGAGATAAATGGAGATTATGATACAGACGACTTGTCCTCAAATGTAGATAGTGATGAGGATGTGAGGGAGAATAAAAGGCACTTTCCAAAGTATAAAGCAGAAGATATGACTAGGGGATTCAATTTTAGATTAGGAATGGAGTTTAAGTCTTTGAAGGATTTTAAGAGTGCCCTACAGGAGCATAGCGTTTTGAATGGAAAAGAAGTGAAGTTTATCAAGAATGATTTGAAGAGAGTAAGGGCAGTTTGTAAGAAGGGGTGTGGTTTTCTTATTATGGCTAGCAAGGTAGGAAGTAGCCAAACCTTTAGAGTCAAAACTCTAGTTGGGTACAAGTGTGGAAGGGCTTTTGGTAGCAAAAGTGCAAGTGTAGAATGGATTGCACAGGTTTTGGTTGACAAATTTGTGAATGTTGCAGGCATGACAGTGATTCAAATcatagatgaaataaaaaaatcatatagtGTTGGAATAACTCATTGGAAGGCTGGAAGAGCTAAGAAAATTGCAATGGATTGTTTAGTGGGTGATGAAGAACGACAATATGCTCGTCTCTATGACTATGTGGCTGAGTTATTAAGAGTCAAGGCTGGGACCTTCAAGATTAAGGTCAATCAACCCCAACCCACCTTGCCACCAAGGTTTGGGTCATTTTACATGTGTTTGGAGGGCTGTAAGGAGGGGTTTTTAGGTAGTTGCAGACCATTCATTGGGGTAGATGGTTGTCACTTGAAGACAAGTTATGGAGGTCAGTTGTTAGTTGCAGTAGGAAGAGACCCTAATGACCAATATTTCCCACTATCTTTTGTTGTGGTAGAAACAGAATGCAAAGACACATGGATGTGGTTTTTGACACAACTGCTTGATGATATTGGAGGCATAGATTGTCAAAGGTGGATCTTTATTTCGGATCAGCAAAAG GACAAAAGGGGTGCTTCTGCATCAACACTTGGATCTGCTGCAAGAAGGGCTGCATCTGCAGGAAAGGGAGCATCTGCAGGAAGGGGGGCATCTATAAAGGGGAGCATCTGCATTTCAGACAAGTTGTAG